Below is a window of Clostridia bacterium DNA.
TAAGAAGCGAGGCTATAGACCAAGTTGTAAGTGAGATAAAGTAAGATCACATCAACATCGGAAAAATTCAAGGTCTTGGCCCGCAGCAATAGGAATTGGTTGGAAGAGTTGCCCAGGGTAAAGATAAAGACCACAACCAGGAAGGCCTTGAGCCTGGGGTCAAGGGCCCGCCAGTTGAGATTAGGCCGGGAGCGAGCTGCCTTGACTGCAGCGGCAGCATTGCCACCAGCGACAAGCTTGGTTAGAGGACGCCTTTCCCGGGCAAAAAACAAGGTGATCACCCCCAGGGCGGCCGGGACCAACGCGTACAAGAACACCCGCCGGTAGTCCCCCTGGTAATGCACCAAGAAATAGTAGGCCAAAACCACCCCAATGGCCGCCCCTAGGGTATCCATGGCCCGGTGCAAACCAAAGGAGCGACCATAACTTTGGGAGTCTCCCGACTCGGCAATCAGCGCATCCCGGGGCGCGGTACGAATACCTTTGCCGAAACGGTCAGCTATCCGCCCCCAGAGCACCATGGGCCAGGAGCCAGAGAAGTAGAGCAACACCTTGCCTATAGTGGAAAAAGAGTAGCCGGCAATGGCCAAGGGCTTGCGCCTCCCTGCCAAATCCGACCAATAGCCGGAGAAAACCTTGAGCAGGCTGGCCAAACTTTCAGCAATGCCCTCGATA
It encodes the following:
- a CDS encoding MFS transporter, producing MFNIIILGLVSLLTDVSTEMVYPLIPIYLTAQLGATPAIVGIIEGIAESLASLLKVFSGYWSDLAGRRKPLAIAGYSFSTIGKVLLYFSGSWPMVLWGRIADRFGKGIRTAPRDALIAESGDSQSYGRSFGLHRAMDTLGAAIGVVLAYYFLVHYQGDYRRVFLYALVPAALGVITLFFARERRPLTKLVAGGNAAAAVKAARSRPNLNWRALDPRLKAFLVVVFIFTLGNSSNQFLLLRAKTLNFSDVDVILLYLTYNLVYSLASYPAGRLSDRIGRRAVLVTGFVFYGLVYLGFAITHQPMMMWVLFSAYGLYSAFTEGVEKALVADIAPEEQRATLIGLHATLVGIGLLPASMLAGLLWDLLGAAAPFYFGSIMGLVAAAGMWIVLAVKPKSQGAQ